Genomic window (Fodinibius sp. Rm-B-1B1-1):
GCGTTTTAGTAGAACCAAGTCTGTGATCTTCACATATATTAAAAAAGGTGTTGCACGCTATGATCAACAGCAAGCGGTGGGATGGAATGAGCCATCTTCACCGGTTGGTCATATTTCACACTCTTTTCAACTGCTAAAACAATTTATTAGACGTTTTTGGCCAAAAGAAAAAAGCCTGGGGACAGCTCTTCAGTAAAGAGATCTCCCCTAAATAAAAAGCCCGTATTTAGGATTAACGCTACCCTCTACTGATCTACTTATCACCATCCCTACTATTCGATGTGTCCGACATTCCAATACCAGGAGCTACGACATTAGTATGTCTGGGGGCATGACATTACAATGTCAGTGAGTAAGACATTAGTATGTCACAGGGGCTGACATTAGTATGTCGGTGGATAAGACATTGCAATGTCGGAGATATTGTCCCCACTACTTATGGCAGATAAAGCATGAACCTCGCATCAGGATATGGTAATAGCGGCCGAAAGAGCTCCACGCCGCCGTTCGGTGGTACGCCTGATTACAGATCGCACTTCGAGGCTATATTTTCCGGTGGAGAGATTATCGGGCACAACAAACAGCAACAAGCTCGGCCAATTCTTTAACACCTGCTCTACCCTACTCTCGGTGCCATCGGATGCGATCAAAAAGATCCCCTGATTGTTATCATCGTGGTCGTATTTGAGCAAAGTGCCATTCAGTTCGGCACTACCTCCCGGGGTAAGCTCACTATTAATGCTGTCGGTTGTAAAATCCTTTAGCCTCTTGGGCTGTGGATGCCGCTCCCGGCCGGGTACCTTTTGGGTCGTGGTTTCAGCAATGGCTTTTTGCAAGCGTGGTCCTGCCTGAACGTTTATATTGATCTGATGCCGCCCCTCATCAAAATAATCTTCCTTGTCGGTAAAGACTCCGGCAATCGAAGAGGAAATATTCATCAGCGAGGTATTTACGCGATCCCCCTCGGCGACAAACTTAGCAATACAGGCTTCATATTCTTCGATTACAGCCAGGGCCTCAGCTTTTGTAATCGTGCTTCCGCGACTGATAATCTCATCAATAATATCTTCTTTCGTCCGTCCGGTTCTGTTTTGCACCATTGCCCGCTGGTCTTCGTCACCGGACGTTAAGGGATTTGGAAAAAGAGCGTATTGAATAGCCATAGTGGTCTGCTTTAAGGGTAGAGTTTAATCGTTATCTATATTAGATAGACCGTCCAAATACGCTATCCTTACAACAATAATCCCACAATTTCGGCAATAAGCCATCCAATGAATAAAATAATACCGATAAGAATAGCGATGAACTGCACCACTACGAACCATATCCACAGGCGGCTTTCGGTGGTGGTTTTATCGGGATTTTTTTGGAGCTCATCTAAAATGTGAGCATTGCGCAGGTTTGCTTTCCAATAAACATCAAAAGCTTCGCCCAGCACCGGTATGGACCCAATAAGCACATCCAAGAGGATATTAATAAACATGCGTGTCAACACAGAGGCTTTGGCCTGTTGGAGTGCGGCTTTGATTAAAAAATACAGGGAAATGCCCCCGGCTAATACATCCCCTGCCCCGGGAATAAGTCCCACGATGGGGTCAATCCCAAAACGAATATTGGTTCCGGGAATACGGAATTTGCTATCGAGTAGTTTAGCGAATTCTTTGGTGGGTGTTTGTTGGTT
Coding sequences:
- a CDS encoding DUF4112 domain-containing protein, encoding MKKNQQTPTKEFAKLLDSKFRIPGTNIRFGIDPIVGLIPGAGDVLAGGISLYFLIKAALQQAKASVLTRMFINILLDVLIGSIPVLGEAFDVYWKANLRNAHILDELQKNPDKTTTESRLWIWFVVVQFIAILIGIILFIGWLIAEIVGLLL
- a CDS encoding DNA-binding domain-containing protein, with the translated sequence MAIQYALFPNPLTSGDEDQRAMVQNRTGRTKEDIIDEIISRGSTITKAEALAVIEEYEACIAKFVAEGDRVNTSLMNISSSIAGVFTDKEDYFDEGRHQININVQAGPRLQKAIAETTTQKVPGRERHPQPKRLKDFTTDSINSELTPGGSAELNGTLLKYDHDDNNQGIFLIASDGTESRVEQVLKNWPSLLLFVVPDNLSTGKYSLEVRSVIRRTTERRRGALSAAITIS